One part of the Clostridium thermosuccinogenes genome encodes these proteins:
- a CDS encoding DUF6144 family protein — MANKVDRILESIKTITGTDSYNSIIADCGVLDSKATPNKQAKYVKKIIDKINETQGEEAVEKIMKPCGYQCISDSIIDKAKKLYEKSSSIDDFLQLLNGQHIGGGQLHTKDGKIIGIYNTCYCGLAKNAKGMSPVYCYCSTGWFERLFSSIFGDSVKVKKYKQFWMARISAYLKLVISANICVSK; from the coding sequence ATGGCAAATAAAGTTGACAGAATACTCGAAAGTATTAAAACGATCACCGGAACGGACAGTTACAATAGCATTATAGCAGATTGCGGAGTTCTAGATTCGAAGGCAACTCCCAACAAGCAGGCAAAATATGTTAAGAAAATAATTGACAAGATTAATGAGACCCAAGGTGAAGAAGCTGTTGAAAAAATAATGAAACCTTGCGGGTATCAATGTATCTCTGATTCAATAATTGATAAGGCAAAGAAACTATATGAAAAATCCAGCAGCATTGATGACTTTTTGCAGCTCCTCAATGGGCAACACATCGGTGGTGGGCAACTACATACGAAGGATGGGAAAATAATCGGTATATACAATACCTGCTACTGTGGCCTTGCAAAGAATGCAAAAGGTATGTCACCCGTATACTGCTACTGCTCAACAGGTTGGTTTGAAAGGTTATTTTCATCTATTTTTGGAGACTCGGTAAAAGTGAAAAAATACAAACAATTTTGGATGGCTCGGATAAGTGCATATTTGAAATTAGTTATTAGTGCAAATATTTGCGTGTCCAAATGA
- a CDS encoding L-fucose/L-arabinose isomerase family protein gives MNNIPEVKLGIIAVSRDCFVIELSERRRAAIVKSYTDMGGSIFEAKTTVENENDMLKAVEEVKKAGCNALVVFLGNFGPETPETLIAKNFDGPVMYVAAAEESGDDLINGRGDAYCGMLNCSYNLGLRKIPAVIPSYPVGTAEDIAKMIDEFVPVARALIGLSKLKVISFGPRPQDFFACNAPIKPLYDIGVEIQENSELDLLVAYRAHKDDPRIPSVVEDMAAELGLGNQYPELLPRMAQYELTLLDWAEQNKGSREYVVFANKCWPAFPKEFGFEPCYVNSRLASKGCPVSCEVDIYGAVSEYIGACVTNDAVTLLDINNSVPKDIYEADIKGKYNYTLKDVFMGFHCGNTPLCKLSKGAIKYQLIQNRLLENGGEPDFTRGTLEGDIAPGKITFFRLQSTPDTKLQAYIAQGEVLPVATRSFGGIGVFAIPEMGRFYRYVLIAKRYPHHGAVAFSHCGKALHTIFSYLGVDDISFNQPKGMLYKNENPFDA, from the coding sequence TTGAATAACATTCCTGAAGTAAAACTGGGTATAATCGCCGTAAGCCGCGACTGTTTCGTCATCGAGCTCTCCGAAAGAAGAAGGGCTGCCATTGTAAAAAGCTATACCGATATGGGAGGCAGCATTTTTGAAGCAAAAACTACCGTGGAAAACGAAAATGACATGCTCAAGGCGGTGGAAGAGGTCAAAAAAGCCGGCTGCAATGCTCTGGTGGTTTTCCTTGGTAATTTTGGCCCTGAAACACCGGAAACTCTGATCGCCAAGAATTTTGATGGCCCTGTTATGTATGTAGCGGCTGCCGAAGAATCCGGCGATGATTTGATTAACGGCAGAGGCGATGCCTACTGCGGTATGCTGAACTGCTCATATAACCTCGGACTTAGGAAAATTCCTGCCGTCATACCATCATATCCCGTTGGTACTGCTGAAGATATAGCGAAAATGATTGACGAATTCGTTCCCGTTGCCCGTGCGCTCATCGGACTTTCTAAATTAAAAGTTATAAGCTTTGGACCGAGGCCTCAGGATTTCTTTGCATGCAATGCGCCCATCAAACCTCTCTACGACATAGGAGTGGAAATCCAGGAAAATTCCGAGCTCGATCTGCTGGTAGCTTACAGAGCTCACAAGGATGACCCAAGAATCCCAAGTGTTGTAGAAGATATGGCTGCAGAGTTGGGCTTGGGCAATCAATACCCTGAACTGCTGCCTCGTATGGCTCAATATGAGCTCACCTTGCTGGATTGGGCGGAGCAGAACAAAGGTTCCAGAGAATATGTGGTATTTGCCAACAAATGTTGGCCGGCATTCCCCAAAGAATTCGGCTTTGAACCATGCTATGTAAACAGCCGTCTTGCCTCAAAGGGTTGTCCGGTTTCCTGCGAAGTAGATATTTACGGTGCTGTCAGTGAATATATCGGAGCTTGCGTAACCAACGACGCTGTAACATTGCTGGACATCAACAACAGTGTTCCGAAGGATATCTATGAAGCAGATATCAAAGGTAAATATAACTACACCCTGAAAGATGTTTTCATGGGATTCCACTGTGGAAATACGCCTCTGTGCAAGCTTTCCAAGGGTGCCATAAAGTATCAGCTCATTCAGAACAGGCTTTTGGAAAACGGAGGGGAGCCTGACTTTACAAGGGGTACCCTGGAAGGCGATATCGCTCCGGGTAAAATCACATTCTTCCGCCTGCAAAGCACCCCCGATACAAAATTGCAAGCATATATTGCCCAGGGAGAAGTGCTTCCGGTAGCAACCCGCTCCTTCGGAGGAATAGGTGTTTTTGCCATCCCTGAAATGGGCCGCTTCTATCGTTATGTGCTTATAGCAAAGCGTTATCCCCATCATGGGGCAGTTGCCTTCAGCCATTGCGGAAAAGCGCTTCATACCATTTTCTCATATCTTGGTGTGGACGATATTTCCTTCAATCAGCCGAAAGGCATGCTGTATAAGAATGAAAACCCTTTTGATGCATAA
- a CDS encoding prohibitin family protein, producing MSKKVVKLMVIGFVLVFLLVVVVNSFTVVGSGYTGVVLNFGAASDNVLSEGIHFKIPFVQSVELIDTRIQKLEIDSTAASKDLQEIKNKIVVNYKVEPQYSAKIYKTIGKNYADVVIAPATQESIKAVTAKFTAEELITQRQSVSSNIKDLMNEKMRPYGIVIADFNIVNFEFSEEFNAAIEAKQTAQQLALKAKQDLDRVKIEAEQKVTQAKAEAEALKVQKQEITPELLKLREIEAQLKAIEKWDGKMPQYVSGDNGTIFNIPVK from the coding sequence ATGTCAAAGAAAGTTGTTAAGCTTATGGTGATAGGTTTTGTGCTGGTGTTTTTGCTGGTAGTGGTGGTTAACTCCTTTACGGTGGTTGGCTCGGGTTACACCGGTGTGGTGCTGAACTTTGGAGCAGCCAGCGATAATGTGCTGAGTGAGGGTATTCACTTTAAGATTCCTTTTGTACAGAGTGTGGAATTGATAGACACCAGGATACAAAAGCTTGAGATTGATTCCACTGCTGCTTCAAAGGATTTGCAGGAGATAAAGAACAAAATAGTGGTAAACTACAAGGTGGAGCCTCAGTACAGCGCGAAAATTTACAAGACCATCGGGAAAAATTACGCCGATGTGGTAATTGCTCCGGCCACTCAGGAGAGCATAAAAGCGGTTACTGCGAAATTTACGGCGGAAGAACTCATCACCCAGAGGCAGTCCGTCAGCAGCAACATTAAAGATCTCATGAATGAAAAGATGAGACCCTATGGTATAGTAATTGCTGACTTTAATATTGTAAACTTTGAATTCAGCGAAGAGTTCAATGCGGCCATAGAAGCCAAGCAGACAGCGCAGCAGCTGGCGCTTAAGGCAAAGCAGGACTTGGACAGGGTTAAAATTGAAGCCGAGCAGAAGGTTACCCAGGCAAAGGCTGAAGCAGAGGCGCTTAAAGTCCAGAAGCAGGAGATCACTCCGGAACTGCTGAAATTAAGAGAGATAGAAGCTCAGTTGAAGGCTATTGAAAAATGGGACGGCAAAATGCCCCAGTATGTATCGGGGGATAATGGCACAATCTTCAACATTCCGGTGAAATAA
- a CDS encoding LCP family protein, whose amino-acid sequence MKKPVVILAVVGIVIVLTVGMYAFVRATLNYFHEEGIEAADIDGGYGNDIPQDYSDVDGISDGDNEGKDVSKHGSSGEEKPEYADPYLKMIKESKRINILCLGIAQYSLADVMIVASLDPESNSLDLISIPRDTYFYRPGFETAPEKKINASFYGKTLAERAQSSMNSVRDLLRIPVHHFVKIEYKGVEEIIDALGGVEVNIPFDMDYDDPLDDLHIHFKKGKRTLNGEEAVKFLRFRQNNDNTHSDGDIGRIKRQQDLIKTAMNKALGLQLFKLIDIAKEYIKTSMTADDMLAYAMELSQMDMDNVKTYVLPGEARYLNGASYYIHDEQVTKDLIMEIYK is encoded by the coding sequence TTGAAAAAACCTGTTGTCATATTGGCAGTGGTAGGGATAGTTATTGTTCTAACAGTAGGGATGTATGCTTTTGTGAGAGCGACGCTGAATTATTTTCATGAAGAAGGTATAGAAGCCGCTGATATTGACGGAGGTTATGGAAATGACATACCGCAGGACTACAGCGATGTAGACGGTATAAGCGATGGAGATAATGAAGGCAAGGATGTCTCAAAGCATGGCAGTTCCGGTGAAGAAAAACCGGAATATGCCGACCCTTATCTTAAAATGATTAAGGAAAGCAAGCGGATAAATATTTTATGCCTTGGGATAGCCCAATATTCCCTGGCTGATGTCATGATAGTTGCAAGTCTGGACCCTGAAAGCAATTCGCTGGATTTGATATCGATTCCCAGGGATACCTATTTCTACAGGCCGGGATTTGAGACTGCGCCGGAAAAAAAGATCAATGCCAGCTTTTATGGCAAAACCCTGGCGGAAAGAGCCCAATCTTCGATGAACAGCGTAAGGGATTTGCTGCGGATTCCGGTTCACCATTTTGTAAAAATAGAATATAAAGGCGTGGAGGAAATTATCGACGCATTAGGAGGGGTTGAGGTAAACATACCTTTTGATATGGACTATGACGACCCTTTGGATGATCTGCATATCCATTTTAAGAAGGGAAAAAGAACCCTCAATGGGGAAGAAGCGGTAAAATTCCTTCGATTCAGGCAAAATAATGATAATACCCATTCTGATGGAGATATAGGCAGAATAAAGAGGCAGCAGGACCTGATAAAAACGGCTATGAACAAGGCTTTGGGGCTGCAGCTTTTTAAGTTGATAGACATTGCCAAGGAGTACATAAAAACCAGTATGACTGCCGATGATATGCTCGCATACGCAATGGAGCTTTCACAGATGGATATGGATAATGTTAAAACTTACGTCCTTCCCGGTGAAGCCAGATATTTAAACGGGGCAAGCTATTACATACACGATGAGCAGGTCACAAAGGATTTGATAATGGAAATATATAAATAA